The following coding sequences lie in one Colius striatus isolate bColStr4 chromosome 14, bColStr4.1.hap1, whole genome shotgun sequence genomic window:
- the CTU2 gene encoding LOW QUALITY PROTEIN: cytoplasmic tRNA 2-thiolation protein 2 (The sequence of the model RefSeq protein was modified relative to this genomic sequence to represent the inferred CDS: deleted 1 base in 1 codon): MCDVEWGDGGCGEDAAPARRRRDPGRSPPRTCVKCKQGTAALVIRLGDAFCRGCFREYFVHKFRALLGKNRVIFPGEKVLLALSGGLASSAMLQQVQEGLSRETAKKLRFIPGLVYVDEGAVRGQSPAQREQTLSQMDTLMRATGFPYYVTHLEEALELPPSILQPGLGGSHKPSPSYKEAVEGFIQQQRQQGDGGTSLPGHSTQDELAGPPPTPQLPPTALTQDLLRLFQAVETPTAREEMLQMLRTHLIVQTARSRGYTKVMTGESCTRVAIKLLTNLALGRGAFLAVDTGFVDGRHGDVLLVRPMREYTAKEIAFYNHFFHVPTVTVPPLTTKRREKLSIHRLVERFILELQEDFPSTISTIYRTGEKLSPAPAKASCESQRCLLCLCALDIEGEEELALEPTLILEEPEEDGCCQAPPAAGAESRAAFIPLLCYSCRLTFKELGPLATLPPYVRAEAQRRIHRAQMMEQGQEVPLEDKEPAES; the protein is encoded by the exons ATGTGCGACGTGGAGTGGGGCGATGGCGGCTGCGGGGAGGACGCGGCAccggcccggcgccgccgcGACCCGGGACGCAG ccccccgcggACCTGCGTGAAGTGCAAACAGGGCACTGCTGCCCTCGTCATCCGCCTCGGCGATGCGTTCTGCCG TGGCTGCTTCCGTGAGTACTTTGTGCACAAGTTCCGCGCGCTGCTGGGCAAGAACCGCGTCATCTTCCCAGGAGAGAAG GTGCTGCTGGCACTGTCGGGGGGCCTGGCCTCCAGTGCCATGCTCCAGCAGGTCCAGGAG GGTCTGAGCCGGGAGACGGCCAAGAAGCTCCGCTTCATCCCAGGCCTCGTCTATGTTGATG AGGGAGCGGTGCGTGGGCAGAGCCCGGCGCAGCGGGAGCAGACCCTGTCCCAAATGGACACCCTGATGCGTGCCACTGGCTTCCCCTACTACGTGACCCACCTGGAGGAG GCACTGGAGCTGCCTCCATCCATCCTgcagccggggctgggggggtcccaCAAGCCCAGCCCTTCCTACAAGGAGGCCGTGGAGGGCTTCAtccagcagcagcggcagcagggGGACGGTGGCACCTCGCTGCCTGGCCACAGCACCCAGGACGAGTTGGCAgga cccccccccaccccccagctgCCCCCCACTGCCCTCACCCAGGACCTGCTGCGGCTCTTCCAGGCCGTGGAGACGCCGACAGCGAgagaggagatgctgcagaTGCTGCG GACCCACCTCATTGTGCAGACAGCCCGGAGCAGGGGCTACACCAAGGTGATGACAGGCGAGAGCTGCACCCGCGTGGCCATCAAGCTCCTCACCAACCTGGCGCTGGGCCGTGGCGCTTTCCTCGCCGTCGACACG GGCTTCGTGGACGGCCGCCACGGCGACGTGCTGCTGGTGCGGCCCATGCGGGAGTACACGGCCAAGGAGATCGCCTTCTACAACCACTTCTTCCACGTCCCCACCGTCACCGTGCCACCTCTCACCACCAAG cgccgggagaagctGAGCATCCACCGCCTGGTGGAACGGTTcatcctggagctgcaggaggattTCCCCTCCACCATCAGCACCATCTACCG GACGGGGGAGAAGCTGAGCCCAGCTCCGGCCAAGGCGAGCTGCGAGTCCCAGCgctgcctgctctgcctctgcgCCCTGGACATCGAGGGGG AGGAGGAGCTGGCGCTGGAGCCCACGCTGATCCTGGAGGAGCCGGAGGAGGATGGGTGCTGCCAGGCCCCCCCTGCAGCGGG GgctgagagcagagctgccttcaTCCCGCTGCTGTGCTACAGCTGCCGCCTCACCTTCAAGGAGCTG GGCCCCCTGGCCACGCTGCCGCCCTACGTGCGCGCCGAGGCCCAGCGCAGGATCCACAG AGCACAGATGATGGAGCAGGGCCAGGAGGTACCACTGGAGGACAAGGAGCCTGCTGAGAGCTGA
- the RNF166 gene encoding E3 ubiquitin-protein ligase RNF166 — MFRSLLVAAAQRPQAPGGPPRPPPAAGPAAEALEAQFSCPICLEVFHRAVGIAGCGHTFCGECLQPCLQVPSPLCPLCRMPFDPKKVEKASSVEKQLSSYKAPCRGCSKKVTLAKMRSHVSSCAKVQEQMANCPKFVPVVPTSQPIPSHIPNRSTFVCPYCGARNLDQQELVKHCMENHRNDPNKVVCPVCSAMPWGDPSYKSANFLQHLLHRHKFSYDTFVDYNIDEEAALQAALALSLSEN; from the exons atgtTCCGCAGCCTGTTGGTGGCGGCGGCGCAGCGGCCCCAGGCCCCGGGCGGACCCCCACGGCCTCCCCCCGCCGCCGGACCCGCGGCCGAGGCGCTGGAGGCTCAGTTCAGCTGCCCCATCTGCCTGGAGGTGTTCCACCGCGCCGTGGGCATCGCGGGATGCGGACACAC GTTCTGTGGCGagtgcctgcagccctgcctgcaagTGCCATCCCCGCTCTGCCCGCTCTGCCGCATGCCCTTCGACCCCAAGAAGGTGGAGAAAGCTTCCAGCGTGGAGAAACAGCTCTCATCCTACAAAGCTCCCTGTAGAGGCTGCAGCAAGAAG GTGACCCTGGCCAAGATGCGCTCCCACGTCTCGTCCTGTGCCAAGGTGCAGGAGCAGATGGCCAACTGCCCCAAGTTTGTTCCAGTTGTGCCCACATCCCAGCCTATCCCCAG cCACATCCCCAACCGCTCCACGTTCGTGTGCCCGTACTGCGGCGCGCGGAACCTGGACCAGCAGGAGCTGGTGAAGCACTGCATGGAGAACCACCGCAACGACCCCAACAAAGTG GTGTGCCCAGTCTGCTCAGCCATGCCCTGGGGGGACCCCAGCTACAAGAGTGCCAActtcctccagcacctcctccaCAGGCACAAGTTCTCCTACGACACCTTCGTG GACTATAACATTGATGAGGAGGCAGCGTTGCAGGCTGCCCTGGCACTGTCGCTCTCGGAGAACTGA